CCTTGTGGGATGTCTGACCTTTTTCCGGCCCGGCGCTGGCGTGAAAAGACGTTGAACAGGCTCTCAGTACGGCAGCACGCCGTTGAGCGCCGGCAGGTAGCGCAGCGAGAAGAACACGCTGTCGCCGCCACACGCGGCCCGCTTGGCGAGGATGTGGCGCGCCTCGTCCGGCGAGCGCGGCTTGGCCTTGAAGGCGCTGTCGTCACCGGTCTGCACGAACAGTTCGTAGACGACGCCGTGACCGGCAGGGTTCTGGCAATCGTTGCGGCGGTCGCTGACGGCGTCGAGGTAGACCTGGCGCTCGGCGGCATTGAGCCTGCCGGTACCGGCGCCGTCCTGTATCCAGAGCCGGACGCCACTGCCGCGCCCGAGCTCGCGGATCAGGCCGGCATAGGTCTGCGGCGCCATGTTCCCGACAAAGAAGCTGGTTGCGTACACCGGCTTGTCGAGCACCGTGCGCAGCTGTCTGGCCTCGGTGGCGAGATAGCGCGCCAGCACGTCGCGGGCATCGGCGTCGCGCCAGCGGACATCGTCGATCTCGACCGGCAGATACCAGCCGGCGATCGCCTTCGGGCCGAGCCGCTCGGCCCACTGCCGTGCCAGCGCGAGATTGGTCTGCTTCAAGCGGCGGAAATAGCCGTCGAGCACGCGGACCGGCTGCTGCTGGCGGATGAAGAAATCCTGATCGGAGCCCAGGCCCAGCACCAGTGTCAGCCCGGCGGCACGCGCGTCGCCCAGGCGCGCCGCCAGCCAGTCCCGGTCGGCGGGCGCGGTGAAGCCGTCGCCATGCTGCGTCCACTGCACCACCAGCGTATCGAAGCCCTGTGCGCGCGCGACACCGAAGATGTGCGGCCAGCTCGCCGCCGGCACGTCACGGTCGCGCAGTTGCGGCTGGTACATGATTGCGGTCATCGCCTGCGCAAGCGCCGGCAGCGCCAGCACGACCGCCAGCAGCCATCGCGTCATATGCCGTTTCACCAGGTGCCTCCGAAAGTCAGGAACGCGCTGTTGGTTTCGTCCAGATAGGTACTGAACGCATGCTGGAACTCGATGCCGACACTGTTCTTGTGCCGGTACGCATCGTACTCGGTCTGGCCGTACCAGAAGTTCCAGCGGACACCGATGCCGGCGCGGAAATCGTTGCTGTCGCCGTCGTCATGGATCAGGTTGTACTGGACATGCGCGTAGGGTTCGATCGTCTGAGCCTTGCTGAAGACCTTCTTGTGATAGCTGAGCCGGTAGTCGGCCGTCGCCGCCGTGCGTTGCGCCTTGATGTAATACGCTGCGTCGAGGTAGAGGTTCTGCGCCACCCAGCCGCGGCCCGACGCGTGCCAGTCGTCGCTGAACTTGCCGTCGTTGAGGAAGGATGCGCTGGCGCGCAGCATGTAGTCGAACTCGCCGTCGCCGCCGCGATCAAGCGGCATCTGCGCCTCGGCCGACAGGAACAGGGTCTGGGTTCCGATCGGTTTCCAGCGCAGGCCGACGCCCAGCATCGGCGAATAGATCGGCAGCGCGTCGTAGGCGTCGTCGCTGCTACCGCCGCCGGCGAAGATCCGCGCATACGCTTCCAGTGTCCGGCCGTTGCGGATCGGCGGATCGCCAAGACGGTAGGCGGCTTCGACCTGCGAATAGGCGCGGTACGCCGTTCCCGGATCGGCCGCATTGCCGATGCCGCCGCTGCTGGTGCCGCTGAAGGCCCCGGCGCTGAACGACCAGCGCCGGCCAAGGTCTTCGTGCAGCCTGCGGAAGCCGAACCGCTGGTCAAGCACCTCGTCGGTGAGTTCGTCCGCCGGGTAGGCGTTGAGCTCGTCGATCACCTGCCGCGCGTAGGCACGTGCCGCGTTGTTGTCGGCCAGGCGCTGGTTTGCGTAGACGAGCTGCTGGACGACGGCCGGGTCGTCCGGGTAGCGCTGGCGCACCTGTTCGAGCAGCTCGCGCGCCTTGGCCGCATCGCCGGCGCGCCAGTAGGCGTAACCGAGCGTGAGCTTCAGTTCGGGGTCGTCGGGCGCCAGCGCTTCGGCCCGCTGCAGGCTGCCCAATGCCGCCTTGTCGTCCCCGGCTGCGCCTTGCAGCGCCGCCAGCCTGACGTAGTAATCGGTTTCCGGATGAAGCGCGATCGCCTTCTCGAGCGCGTCGCGCTGCCGCACCGGGTCGGCCTCGGCCTGCGCCCGCAACGACCAGTAGCGGTCGCTCCGGTCGCCGCCGTGCACGACGTAGGCATCGAGCCAGCGCGTCGCCTCGGCCGTGTCGCCGGCGCTGACCGCGGTCGTGGCCGCGGCCATCAGCTCGGCCGGTTTGAGCTCGTCCTGCGGCAACGCCTGCCACGCCTGCAATGCCGTCGGGTAGTCCTTGGTCGCGAAAGCCTGGTAGGCCAGCGCCCGCGTGGCGTCGCCGCCGGGATCGCGCAGATCGGCCTCGGCATAGCTGTACTGCGCAAGCCCCGGCGCCGGTTCGCGATAGCAGTCGCCCAGCAGCATCCACGCGTCGCGCTCGTACGCCGGTGACAGGTCGCCCAGCAGCGTGCGGACCTGCTTGCAGTCCTTCAGTCCCGAAAAGATCGCCGCTTGCCGGCTGCGCTGGCCAACCGTGTCCAGCGGCCGCGCCAGCCTGGCCTTGTCTGCTGCGTTCAGCAGACCCGGTGCCTCGGTCACCAGCTGGGCCAGGCGCTGTTCCAGCGCGGCGCGGCGCAGCGGCGGCGTATCGGTGTACGGATAGGCATCGAGCAGCAGCCGGGCAGCCTGCTTTTGTCCGCCGGCCTGCATCAGCTGGTAGCTGAGCGCGTCCAGCAGGGCCGGATCGTTGCCGCGTTCGCGCAACAGCGCCGATGCCTGCTTGCCGGCCTGATCGAGCTGCCCGCGCCTGAGGCTGAGTGCAAACCGCTCGTTCAGCAACTGGTCGGCCGGCAACTGGTCGAGCAGCCGCAGCGCGGCCGCGTCATTGCCCTGCGCGATCAGCCTGGGCACCAGCACTTCGGCCTGATCGCGGCGGTTGCCGGCATAGCGCGGAACATACGCCGCGTAGCGGGCGTCGTCGCGCTGCAACAGGCTCATCCATTGCCGCTCGTCCGCGGCGCTCTGGAACGCCGGCTGCTTGCCCGCCATGAACCGCATCAGCCCGGCGTCGTCGCGCTGGCGAGACAGCGCCTGCGCATAGGCCAGTTGATCCTGCGCCCGGTGCGCGCCCCCCTGGTCGAGCAATGCCTGCGCCTCGTCGAGCCTGCCCTGGCCCAGCAGCAGGTTGAGCCACTGGCTGCGTTCGCCGCCGGTGAGCCGGCCCGCCGACTGCAGCGCCGTCAGTTGCGCTTCGGCCCGTTTCCAGTCCTTCAGGTAGATCGCCCTTTGCACCAGCGCGCGGCGCAAGGCAATGCCCTCGGAGCTGGCGGCAAACCCGGCATCGTCGAGCTCGGCCTGCGCCTGCGCCAGTTGTCCGCGCCGCAGCGCGGCGTTACCGGCGATCGAACGGCAAACCGGTGTTCTTTCCTCGCTGCAATCGGCTGCCGGCGGCGCTTGGGATGCCTGCGGTGCCGGCGCGCCGTCGGCGAGCTGTGGCATGGCCTCGGGCTCGTCGTCGAGCGGCGTGACCGGCTTGAGCCCTTGCAGCGCCGCCAGCGCCGAGGTGATGCGGGCATCGTTCGGCGTGCGCTGCCGCGCCTCTTCGAGCACGACTTCGGCGCGGTCGGGCTGGCCGGTGCGCTCGTAGGCATTCGCCAGATACAGCGCGATGGTCGCATTGCCCGGCGCCAGCCGCCGCGCCGATTCGAATTCCGTGATCGCGCGGCTGTCGTCGCCGCGCTCCAGCGAGGCAAAGCCCTTTTGCAAATGCGGGTAAATGATGAAGCGGCGATAGCTGCTGACCTCGTCGCCAAGGTCGAAGTTCTTTTCCACCGCGGCGAGTGCCGGCGCGGCCAGGGCCAGCGCCAGCAGTGCGGGCAGGAGTTTCATCGTTGTATTCATGCGGCCGCCGCCGGACGGAGTGAATCGATGGCATCGGCGCCGATGCCCTGCTGCTGCAACAGCGCCGCCATGCTGGGCTGCAGCTCGCGTTGCAGTCGCAATGCCTCGTCGAGCGTCGCCTCGCTGATGACGCCTTCGCTGACCAGGAACTGGCCGAAGCTCAGCTCGCTGCGCTCGTGCCGCAGCAGCAGCGCATTCAGTGCCGCGGGGCCGATGTGGCCCAGCGACATGAGGATCTCGGCGAACAGCACCTGCTTCGGTACGAAATCCTGCCAGAGCTGCTCGGCCTGCTGACGGGTCAGCAGGTGTGCGGCAACCGCGTCGTCGAGCAGCGCGCGCGGGTCATCCTGCGGCGCGCGGACGTACCAGCGGCGCAACCCGACGGTCACCTGCCCCTTGGCGGCGATCACGTAGCGCACCGGCCTTGCCAGCTTGCGCGACAGCGCCGCCAGCGAAACCGGGTCGATGTCGGATTCGCTGGCGACCACCAGCGTCCCGCCCTCCTCGCGAATCGGCAATACAACGTAGTGCAGCGCAATCGACGCCGGCACCTGTGCAATCAGCGATGCCGGCAAGGCATAAGCGTCGACCGCTTCGTAGTCGACGTGGCTTTGCGCGGCCACGGCCCGGGCCAGCTGTTCGGCGGTGATCACGTTCTCGTGCACCAGCCAGCTGCCGACACGAAGGCCATGGCTGCGGTGCACCAGCGCGGCATCGAGCTGCGCCTGCGCCAGCACGCCCTGTTCGATCAGGATCTGCCCCAGCGGATGGCGGGCGCGGTTTTCACCGCCGACGCTCGGAAAGTCGTGGGTAGTCTTGTCCCACGCAACCCGGCGCGGATCGCCCTGGGCTATGATCTGACTCAGCGCGCGCCAGTTGGCGAGAAAGTTGATCAGGTTGTCCCAGAACAGCCGCGGCAATGCCATCAGCCCCTGCGCCAGGCCGTAATAACCGGAGACGAAGATGATCCGCTGCAGCATCCGGTTGCTCATCAGCAGGAAGTTGATCCACAGCAGCCCCACCAGCCAGCGGTCGCCCTCGAAGATCGACAGGAAATGGTACGCATCCGGCCACAGCCGCTGGTACAGCCACAGCGCCAGCAGTTGCAGCAGGATCAGCGAGGCGATGAAGCTGACGAAGTTGCTGATCGCGCCCTTGCGGTCGCGCCACAGGAAGTAGTTGAGCGTCCAGTTGCTGGTCCAGCGGTGGGTCTTGAAGCCCTGGTAGACGATGCCGATGATCCAGCGCGACTTCTGCCGTACCGCTGTCTGCAAGGTATCGGGAAAGTACTCGCGCACGCAGATCACGTTGGACGATCGCCGGCTCTGGCCGAGCAGGCCGCGGAAGTTGGACGACTGCTCCGAATCCCTGATCACCGGGAAGCGCACGAATACTTCCTTCATGCCCTTTTCCTTGAGCCGGAAGCCGATGTCGTAGTCTTCGGTCAGGCTCTGGACGTCGAAGGCGATGCCGTCGCCGTCGGCCAGCAGCGCCAGGACCGCGCGACGGCTGAAACAGGTGCCGACGCCGGCGCTGGGCACCTGGCCGGCCAGCGCCTCGCGCACCGGCACGTCCTTGCCGTGCAGTTCGGCGAACTCGTCGAGATAGGACAGGCTGGTGAAATTGGTCCATTCGCGCTCGAACGGGTAGACCGGAATCTGGATCAGATCCTTGCGCTCGACCAGATAGTTGAACAACCGCAGCTCCATGTCCGAGATCACATCCTCGGCATCGTGCAGGATGAAGCCGACGAACTCGAACTTGGCGCTGTGCTCGAACTGCAGGATCGCGTCGAGCACGTTGTTCAGGCAATCGGCCTTGCTGGTCGGCCCCGGCCGCGCGCACACCACCTTGTGGACATTGGGAAAGCGCGCGCACACCTCGTCGACGTCGCGCTGGGTATCCGGATCGTTCGGATAGGTGCCGACGAAGATGTGGTAGTTCTCGTAGTCGAGCGTCGTCGCCGCCAGTTCGGCCATCTTGCCGATCACGCCGGTCTCGTGCCACGCCGGCACCATGATCGCCAGCGGCTTCTCGGCCGGCTCG
This window of the Jeongeupia sp. USM3 genome carries:
- a CDS encoding tetratricopeptide repeat protein, producing MKLLPALLALALAAPALAAVEKNFDLGDEVSSYRRFIIYPHLQKGFASLERGDDSRAITEFESARRLAPGNATIALYLANAYERTGQPDRAEVVLEEARQRTPNDARITSALAALQGLKPVTPLDDEPEAMPQLADGAPAPQASQAPPAADCSEERTPVCRSIAGNAALRRGQLAQAQAELDDAGFAASSEGIALRRALVQRAIYLKDWKRAEAQLTALQSAGRLTGGERSQWLNLLLGQGRLDEAQALLDQGGAHRAQDQLAYAQALSRQRDDAGLMRFMAGKQPAFQSAADERQWMSLLQRDDARYAAYVPRYAGNRRDQAEVLVPRLIAQGNDAAALRLLDQLPADQLLNERFALSLRRGQLDQAGKQASALLRERGNDPALLDALSYQLMQAGGQKQAARLLLDAYPYTDTPPLRRAALEQRLAQLVTEAPGLLNAADKARLARPLDTVGQRSRQAAIFSGLKDCKQVRTLLGDLSPAYERDAWMLLGDCYREPAPGLAQYSYAEADLRDPGGDATRALAYQAFATKDYPTALQAWQALPQDELKPAELMAAATTAVSAGDTAEATRWLDAYVVHGGDRSDRYWSLRAQAEADPVRQRDALEKAIALHPETDYYVRLAALQGAAGDDKAALGSLQRAEALAPDDPELKLTLGYAYWRAGDAAKARELLEQVRQRYPDDPAVVQQLVYANQRLADNNAARAYARQVIDELNAYPADELTDEVLDQRFGFRRLHEDLGRRWSFSAGAFSGTSSGGIGNAADPGTAYRAYSQVEAAYRLGDPPIRNGRTLEAYARIFAGGGSSDDAYDALPIYSPMLGVGLRWKPIGTQTLFLSAEAQMPLDRGGDGEFDYMLRASASFLNDGKFSDDWHASGRGWVAQNLYLDAAYYIKAQRTAATADYRLSYHKKVFSKAQTIEPYAHVQYNLIHDDGDSNDFRAGIGVRWNFWYGQTEYDAYRHKNSVGIEFQHAFSTYLDETNSAFLTFGGTW
- the nrfB gene encoding cyclic di-3',5'-guanylate-activated glycosyltransferase NrfB, which gives rise to MTLLDLFSTYLYGLKLLAVTVAVMMLVSGIDDLFIDIVYWLRRGWRVVTVYRSNDYLDYKALYEPAEKPLAIMVPAWHETGVIGKMAELAATTLDYENYHIFVGTYPNDPDTQRDVDEVCARFPNVHKVVCARPGPTSKADCLNNVLDAILQFEHSAKFEFVGFILHDAEDVISDMELRLFNYLVERKDLIQIPVYPFEREWTNFTSLSYLDEFAELHGKDVPVREALAGQVPSAGVGTCFSRRAVLALLADGDGIAFDVQSLTEDYDIGFRLKEKGMKEVFVRFPVIRDSEQSSNFRGLLGQSRRSSNVICVREYFPDTLQTAVRQKSRWIIGIVYQGFKTHRWTSNWTLNYFLWRDRKGAISNFVSFIASLILLQLLALWLYQRLWPDAYHFLSIFEGDRWLVGLLWINFLLMSNRMLQRIIFVSGYYGLAQGLMALPRLFWDNLINFLANWRALSQIIAQGDPRRVAWDKTTHDFPSVGGENRARHPLGQILIEQGVLAQAQLDAALVHRSHGLRVGSWLVHENVITAEQLARAVAAQSHVDYEAVDAYALPASLIAQVPASIALHYVVLPIREEGGTLVVASESDIDPVSLAALSRKLARPVRYVIAAKGQVTVGLRRWYVRAPQDDPRALLDDAVAAHLLTRQQAEQLWQDFVPKQVLFAEILMSLGHIGPAALNALLLRHERSELSFGQFLVSEGVISEATLDEALRLQRELQPSMAALLQQQGIGADAIDSLRPAAAA
- a CDS encoding DUF4434 domain-containing protein gives rise to the protein MTRWLLAVVLALPALAQAMTAIMYQPQLRDRDVPAASWPHIFGVARAQGFDTLVVQWTQHGDGFTAPADRDWLAARLGDARAAGLTLVLGLGSDQDFFIRQQQPVRVLDGYFRRLKQTNLALARQWAERLGPKAIAGWYLPVEIDDVRWRDADARDVLARYLATEARQLRTVLDKPVYATSFFVGNMAPQTYAGLIRELGRGSGVRLWIQDGAGTGRLNAAERQVYLDAVSDRRNDCQNPAGHGVVYELFVQTGDDSAFKAKPRSPDEARHILAKRAACGGDSVFFSLRYLPALNGVLPY